In one window of Buchnera aphidicola (Schlechtendalia chinensis) DNA:
- a CDS encoding 5'-methylthioadenosine/adenosylhomocysteine nucleosidase, translated as MKKNITFGIIGALNQEIAILHKKIQFHKKEIIFGKKFYIGKLNNINIILVKSNVGKVASSMSCTILLSVYKIDLIINVGTAGSLQEDLKPGHIILPNSTCYYDVDLTAFGYNLGKMQNLPQSFLTDKKMLKLAETCILKFSLSYKKNLIISGDTFINKKTFHQNLKKYFPKAIAVDMESTAIAQVCYQFKKPFLIIKVISDNSDRHASKNFKENIHSASKKYSKVLKNLLKIYENKFKI; from the coding sequence ATGAAAAAAAATATTACATTTGGAATTATTGGTGCACTAAATCAAGAAATCGCTATTCTTCATAAAAAAATTCAATTTCATAAAAAAGAAATAATTTTTGGAAAAAAATTCTATATAGGAAAATTAAATAACATAAACATCATATTAGTAAAATCAAATGTTGGAAAAGTTGCATCTAGTATGTCTTGCACTATTCTATTAAGTGTCTATAAAATAGATTTAATAATTAATGTTGGAACAGCAGGAAGTTTACAAGAAGATCTCAAACCTGGACATATAATACTTCCTAATAGCACATGTTATTACGACGTTGATTTAACTGCTTTTGGATACAATCTAGGGAAAATGCAAAATTTACCTCAATCATTTTTAACAGATAAAAAAATGTTAAAATTAGCTGAAACATGTATTTTAAAGTTTTCGCTGAGTTACAAAAAAAATCTTATAATAAGTGGAGATACATTTATTAATAAAAAAACATTTCATCAAAACCTAAAAAAATATTTTCCAAAAGCAATTGCTGTAGATATGGAATCAACAGCAATTGCTCAAGTATGCTACCAATTCAAAAAACCTTTTTTAATTATCAAAGTTATATCTGACAATTCAGACAGACATGCTTCAAAAAATTTTAAAGAAAACATACATTCAGCTTCAAAAAAATATTCTAAAGTTCTCAAAAATCTTTTAAAAATCTATGAAAATAAATTCAAAATTTGA
- the erpA gene encoding iron-sulfur cluster insertion protein ErpA — translation MKQFELSLSNAAIEKINSITKNTMCNFKLRIYITGGGCSGFQYNFIFDKKENIDDIIITKLGVSIIVDPISFQYLTGGKIDYQENLKGSKFVIFNPKAKTTCSCGASFSV, via the coding sequence ATGAAACAATTTGAACTATCTCTTTCTAATGCAGCCATTGAAAAAATTAATTCTATTACTAAGAACACAATGTGCAATTTTAAATTAAGAATTTATATTACAGGAGGTGGATGCAGTGGATTTCAATATAATTTTATATTTGATAAAAAAGAGAATATTGACGATATAATTATAACTAAATTAGGGGTCTCTATTATTGTTGACCCTATTAGTTTTCAATATTTAACAGGAGGTAAAATAGATTACCAAGAAAATTTAAAGGGTTCAAAATTTGTTATATTTAATCCAAAAGCAAAAACTACTTGTAGTTGTGGAGCTTCATTTAGTGTTTAA